The Theobroma cacao cultivar B97-61/B2 chromosome 1, Criollo_cocoa_genome_V2, whole genome shotgun sequence genome contains the following window.
TAAAGCTGATGTAGCTCCGTCTTTCTCATCTGAATTTTGTTTGTCATCCTCTACATTGTCCTTTTGCTGCCCCTTGTTCTTGCCGTCGTGTGGAGGAGAAAAGCTTTGTGGCAGTACCTCCCGGGAGAAGAGGGCTTGAAAAGCCAGTCGCCCCTGACCAAAAAGATACTAACAAATAAGTAGTGGAGCCAAAATGCGACAATATCAGAATACAATTAGAATATAATTAAGTTTAAGTTACATGGAAAAGCAGACACATTAACTCACCCCTTCAGACACTTCCTTCCAAGAATCACTCGGGTTGCTACAGCTTCTACCACGACGATTACAACACTCAACTTGTGGATGATTTGCATCAGCTCCTTTTGCATCTTCCTTGTCTTTCTCATATTTTTCTAACGCATCGGTCTCCACCTCACTACTTGAAGGTGTATTGGAACCACATGAGGACCGATCAACttgttttctgttttttgttttatttgcaTCCTGAGGCTCAGTTACTGCTGCTGCCTTCTCATCATCGGCTGCTTTCACTCCAGTATTTACTTTTGCATCTCCACACGCTTCAGAgtctgatgatgatgaagtaGGTGATTTAGATGCTGAATGTTGAGCTTGCAAAGCTTCAGAGTATTCAGGGTCCAGTTGTTGATCCTGCATGGATAGATCTTGATCattattatcttttctttccaTCTTTGTAGCTGGAGCTTGCTCATTATCCATTGGAGGAACTGCAGCAGCGGATGCAAGAGCACAGGTAAAGCCAGTGTGCAGAGGAGCACATAAAGGAAGCAGTCCATGGGCAGCCCACCATGCAGTGGCAGCTGCTACAGTTGCAGCAGCAATAGCAGCCATACTTGGAGCAGGGTTCATTTGTCTAGATGGAAAACCTCCTTGGCTGCATGCAGGAGAATCAGCAGAACTATCAACATTTGCATATGGCCAAAATGTAGCGGCAAAGCTTGCTGCAGCATGAGCAGCCGGATTCTGTAACAAAGTAGATGCAATGAGACTGGAAAAAGTGGAGGAGACATGTAGAAATGATCGATAGTCCTCTGGATTGGGGCAAACATGTGTAAAGGGAGGATGAAAAGTTGGAAATGCCTGATGAGTAGATCTTGGTGCATTATTCTGATGTTCAGTAGTAGCAGATGCAGCTGGATTTGCAAACAGGTTAGTTTGTCCATGAACATCTCCCATAGGGTGAAATACAGAATCCTGAAATGGCATATCCAGGGAAGGATTTTGAGCACCTGTTCCCAGGCTTCCATCTAAGACATGCACAGCAACATGCCTAGGATAATTTTGAGTGGCTTGCGTCTCATCTGCACGTAAACCACCACCCACATCATCTTTTTTCTGGCCTTGAGCTGCTTTCTCATGTGAAGTGCAAGAATTATCCAAGTTTGAAGCCTTACTTGTACCATTATCCTGAATTGTCTGTTCGACGTTAAGTTTATCAGCgtcataaatttttaatgttcAAGAGTGACATAGGATTCATGTTTGTCATTATGATTTACTACCTCTTTTAGTGAAGGTACAAACTCCCTAAAAGTGCAAGAGTTTCTGAGTGCTGCTGATGTTGGTATAGAATTCTTGTTCACGGAAGACACAGAAGAGCAGTTTGCTTCATGGAGAAGGGTAAAAACCTCAGAGCAACTATCATCTTGATTGTCTTTCAGATTTATAGGCTTTTCATCTCCATTAGGTCTCTGACAAACAAGATACATATGATGcatagataaataaaaaatgaaacataATTAAGGAACATGAAGAATTTGATACATGAACATAGGAAGAGAAATAAACCTCTGGAAGTGGTTCTTTCTCCAAGTCCAATACTTGTTTGCAACGCAAAGAAGATAATGGTGTTTCAGATTTTCCATCCTTTGCTCCAACCTGTGCTGTGGTAGCAGCACCTATCTTTCGAGGATAAGGGTTGCTTGGTTTTCTTTTAGGGCGTGGAGGTGGAATTTCTATGTCAAGAGCTTGACCTATTGGAACACCTTTTGCGAGTGCCTCCTTCTCCAACTGAGAGTAGAATATCTGTCAGTAGTCTCAACTAAAATGAatacataaaaagaaaaacatttctACGTACTGATGGAGCCTATGTAACATCAATCATATCAAAGTACAACACTAAAATATACGATAGGAATGGAATAACTCAAGTTGgcatcaattaatttattttctctggAATTATTGTAGGAAAGGAGAAGAATCTTTTTTTCTCCTACGAATGCAAAATAGTAAGGCTAACCAGAATACTACAAAATATTATCAGGAAATTAGAAGTCCACATATATAATTGCTCTAACATCTACTTATATCTCATACTGGAGATTCATACAAAATGTTATACGCCTATTATCAGTTATATGGCCTgtcttataaattatatttctcTCCTTCTCACCAAATAATTAGAATCCATCAGCCAATTTTGTAGAAGATTAACACATTCTTATCTATTCTCCCTTCAAAAAGTGATAGACAATTGTGTCCTTTAAATCAGGTAAGCTCATTCCAATACATGAATCCTGTAAACAATCTTTAATGAGTTATCTACATTTTTCAGTCCTTTAAATCTGTCACGTGTTCTCGAGACACACCTGTGCAATATAACATTGACTGTCATACACATACAAACGAGCCACAGTTGAACATACATACACGAACATTggctaaataaaaaaagggggCTGGTTTAGCCAAGCAGTCTTATTAGGAGAAAACTTCAAAGTATAAGTTAAGAGGGAAAGAGGGAAGTAGTCTattaagataaaaagaaaattactgGTAGTTTCTTAAAAATCACAGTTTTAGTTCTGCATAAATAAGTTTAATCTTTCATAATGCCAACTTATCCTTATAATCTGAATCAAACCATCCACAATGTTCTTTGTCAAGTAAAATCAAGATCCTTAAAATGTCATGGTCTGGACTGAAGAAAGAAATTCTCAAAGCATTAACCATAGTAAACTTGAGCAATCTTCATTTGCTTATCCTCCAGTTAAGAGTTATCAATCATAAGCTAATCATGATAAATCCGATGTTGCAAACTATTAACAACAGAAAATGTGCATATTGTTTGTGAAATCAGTAAAGGTACTTTAAACTTAGACATGCTGTCTAAGAGaaatttgaaaggaaaaaagtatTGCATTAACCATATAACTTTAACTTTTATGTAATTGGCAGGTTACAGCCAATAACATGCAGGAAATAAGTCTTTAATATAGAAATCCAGTAAAATTTCGTAAGTGGTTCCCTTTATTGAAGATATATACCACGCTCACTAAAGAAGAACAATCTCTTCAAATGGACCTAATAGATGCATAACCTCAACGCTGACATCATAATTAGCTTTAAGGCCAATCTAACACACATCCAAACAGCTGCTCCTAAGCTTGGCTGCAAATATTAAGGCACACTCATCTTTCTGATGGAAAGAGAAATATGTGGATCAGTATTATATGTTCCTCATCACCAAACAGTGCCATTAGTTCTCTTGTcataaatgataaatctttATAGAAGCATGATACTCAACAACAAATAAGTAGCCTATCCTGCATCCTAAACTCTCCCAATTCCCAGAAATGGAaggaatgaaaaagaaattcatatTTTAGATCTAATGAGTATCCGATTCATACTAGGTAACTATTGCTAACACATAAAGAGATTTCATACCACTAAATAAACACCTCAACCCACCCTAGAATCCAAACAAATTATATCTTACACCATAAGACACGTGACTTCCTTGCTAGCACTAACTACTTCTCAATGGATTCCACCCTCAGATAAGGCCATATGAAGATCATATGGCATAATGGGATAAACATCTTCAAACACATCTTGAATCACAAAGAACATCTTTTTGGTAAAAGTTCATCAAGACCTTCTGCTGGACAAAATATGAAACAacataaaactaataaaatcccACCACATATTGGAGACATATTGCAAACTAGGCAATAAGATGCAGAAAAGACAAAATCCATTTGAAGATTGTCTTGAAGGGGTGTGAAACTTGCGACTATAAAAGGTTTAACAAATATGATCCTAAAATTAAAGGTTTACTCTGGGTGCAGATTCATTGTTAACCTTGGATGCTGATGAATTAAACTATTAGCATAGTCAAAACCTTGAGATAGTCTACACATGAAGGATAAACTAATTGGCATTGAGCCCTAACTGCCCATGCAGAACATATTACCCTTGGATGCTGTTGAATTCAATTTGTAGCAGAGCCAAA
Protein-coding sequences here:
- the LOC18613877 gene encoding protein LHY isoform X3; amino-acid sequence: MDTYSSGEELVIKTRKPYTITKQRERWTEEEHNRFLEALKLYGRAWQRIEEHIGTKTAVQIRSHAQKFFSKLEKEALAKGVPIGQALDIEIPPPRPKRKPSNPYPRKIGAATTAQVGAKDGKSETPLSSLRCKQVLDLEKEPLPERPNGDEKPINLKDNQDDSCSEVFTLLHEANCSSVSSVNKNSIPTSAALRNSCTFREFVPSLKETIQDNGTSKASNLDNSCTSHEKAAQGQKKDDVGGGLRADETQATQNYPRHVAVHVLDGSLGTAASATTEHQNNAPRSTHQAFPTFHPPFTHVCPNPEDYRSFLHVSSTFSSLIASTLLQNPAAHAAASFAATFWPYANVDSSADSPACSQGGFPSRQMNPAPSMAAIAAATVAAATAWWAAHGLLPLCAPLHTGFTCALASAAAVPPMDNEQAPATKMERKDNNDQDLSMQDQQLDPEYSEALQAQHSASKSPTSSSSDSEACGDAKVNTGVKAADDEKAAAVTEPQDANKTKNRKQVDRSSCGSNTPSSSEVETDALEKYEKDKEDAKGADANHPQVECCNRRGRSCSNPSDSWKEVSEGYLFGQGRLAFQALFSREVLPQSFSPPHDGKNKGQQKDNVEDDKQNSDEKDGATSALDLNSQTVRSCSYRQGVEKNGLSRGEDIVGEGLLTIGLEHAKLKARRTGFKPYKRCSVEAKENKVMNAGSQGEEKGPKRIRLEGEAST
- the LOC18613877 gene encoding protein LHY isoform X5, which produces MLKSSFQRSIGAFLLMLIFNLEKEALAKGVPIGQALDIEIPPPRPKRKPSNPYPRKIGAATTAQVGAKDGKSETPLSSLRCKQVLDLEKEPLPERPNGDEKPINLKDNQDDSCSEVFTLLHEANCSSVSSVNKNSIPTSAALRNSCTFREFVPSLKETIQDNGTSKASNLDNSCTSHEKAAQGQKKDDVGGGLRADETQATQNYPRHVAVHVLDGSLGTGAQNPSLDMPFQDSVFHPMGDVHGQTNLFANPAASATTEHQNNAPRSTHQAFPTFHPPFTHVCPNPEDYRSFLHVSSTFSSLIASTLLQNPAAHAAASFAATFWPYANVDSSADSPACSQGGFPSRQMNPAPSMAAIAAATVAAATAWWAAHGLLPLCAPLHTGFTCALASAAAVPPMDNEQAPATKMERKDNNDQDLSMQDQQLDPEYSEALQAQHSASKSPTSSSSDSEACGDAKVNTGVKAADDEKAAAVTEPQDANKTKNRKQVDRSSCGSNTPSSSEVETDALEKYEKDKEDAKGADANHPQVECCNRRGRSCSNPSDSWKEVSEGYLFGQGRLAFQALFSREVLPQSFSPPHDGKNKGQQKDNVEDDKQNSDEKDGATSALDLNSQTVRSCSYRQGVEKNGLSRGEDIVGEGLLTIGLEHAKLKARRTGFKPYKRCSVEAKENKVMNAGSQGEEKGPKRIRLEGEAST
- the LOC18613877 gene encoding protein LHY isoform X1, which encodes MDTYSSGEELVIKTRKPYTITKQRERWTEEEHNRFLEALKLYGRAWQRIEEHIGTKTAVQIRSHAQKFFSKLEKEALAKGVPIGQALDIEIPPPRPKRKPSNPYPRKIGAATTAQVGAKDGKSETPLSSLRCKQVLDLEKEPLPERPNGDEKPINLKDNQDDSCSEVFTLLHEANCSSVSSVNKNSIPTSAALRNSCTFREFVPSLKETIQDNGTSKASNLDNSCTSHEKAAQGQKKDDVGGGLRADETQATQNYPRHVAVHVLDGSLGTGAQNPSLDMPFQDSVFHPMGDVHGQTNLFANPAASATTEHQNNAPRSTHQAFPTFHPPFTHVCPNPEDYRSFLHVSSTFSSLIASTLLQNPAAHAAASFAATFWPYANVDSSADSPACSQGGFPSRQMNPAPSMAAIAAATVAAATAWWAAHGLLPLCAPLHTGFTCALASAAAVPPMDNEQAPATKMERKDNNDQDLSMQDQQLDPEYSEALQAQHSASKSPTSSSSDSEACGDAKVNTGVKAADDEKAAAVTEPQDANKTKNRKQVDRSSCGSNTPSSSEVETDALEKYEKDKEDAKGADANHPQVECCNRRGRSCSNPSDSWKEVSEGYLFGQGRLAFQALFSREVLPQSFSPPHDGKNKGQQKDNVEDDKQNSDEKDGATSALDLNSQTVRSCSYRQGVEKNGLSRGEDIVGEGLLTIGLEHAKLKARRTGFKPYKRCSVEAKENKVMNAGSQGEEKGPKRIRLEGEAST
- the LOC18613877 gene encoding protein LHY isoform X2, translated to MDTYSSGEELVIKTRKPYTITKQRERWTEEEHNRFLEALKLYGRAWQRIEEHIGTKTAVQIRSHAQKFFSKLEKEALAKGVPIGQALDIEIPPPRPKRKPSNPYPRKIGAATTAQVGAKDGKSETPLSSLRCKQVLDLEKEPLPERPNGDEKPINLKDNQDDSCSEVFTLLHEANCSSVSSVNKNSIPTSAALRNSCTFREFVPSLKETIQDNGTSKASNLDNSCTSHEKAAQGQKKDDVGGGLRADETQATQNYPRHVAVHVLDGSLGTGAQNPSLDMPFQDSVFHPMGDVHGQTNLFANPAASATTEHQNNAPRSTHQAFPTFHPPFTHVCPNPEDYRSFLHVSSTFSSLIASTLLQNPAAHAAASFAATFWPYANVDSSADSPACSQGGFPSRQMNPAPSMAAIAAATVAAATAWWAAHGLLPLCAPLHTGFTCALASAAAVPPMDNEQAPATKMERKDNNDQDLSMQDQQLDPEYSEALQAQHSASKSPTSSSSDSEACGDAKVNTGVKAADDEKAAAVTEPQDANKTKNRKQVDRSSCGSNTPSSSEVETDALEKYEKDKEDAKGADANHPQVECCNRRGRSCSNPSDSWKEVSEGGRLAFQALFSREVLPQSFSPPHDGKNKGQQKDNVEDDKQNSDEKDGATSALDLNSQTVRSCSYRQGVEKNGLSRGEDIVGEGLLTIGLEHAKLKARRTGFKPYKRCSVEAKENKVMNAGSQGEEKGPKRIRLEGEAST
- the LOC18613877 gene encoding protein LHY isoform X6 — encoded protein: MDTYSSGEELVIKTRKPYTITKQRERWTEEEHNRFLEALKLYGRAWQRIEEHIGTKTAVQIRSHAQKFFSKLEKEALAKGVPIGQALDIEIPPPRPKRKPSNPYPRKIGAATTAQVGAKDGKSETPLSSLRCKQVLDLEKEPLPERPNGDEKPINLKDNQDDSCSEVFTLLHEANCSSVSSVNKNSIPTSAALRNSCTFREFVPSLKETIQDNGTSKASNLDNSCTSHEKAAQGQKKDDVGGGLRADETQATQNYPRHVAVHVLDGSLGTAASATTEHQNNAPRSTHQNPAAHAAASFAATFWPYANVDSSADSPACSQGGFPSRQMNPAPSMAAIAAATVAAATAWWAAHGLLPLCAPLHTGFTCALASAAAVPPMDNEQAPATKMERKDNNDQDLSMQDQQLDPEYSEALQAQHSASKSPTSSSSDSEACGDAKVNTGVKAADDEKAAAVTEPQDANKTKNRKQVDRSSCGSNTPSSSEVETDALEKYEKDKEDAKGADANHPQVECCNRRGRSCSNPSDSWKEVSEGYLFGQGRLAFQALFSREVLPQSFSPPHDGKNKGQQKDNVEDDKQNSDEKDGATSALDLNSQTVRSCSYRQGVEKNGLSRGEDIVGEGLLTIGLEHAKLKARRTGFKPYKRCSVEAKENKVMNAGSQGEEKGPKRIRLEGEAST
- the LOC18613877 gene encoding protein LHY isoform X4, yielding MDTYSSGEELVIKTRKPYTITKQRERWTEEEHNRFLEALKLYGRAWQRIEEHIGTKTAVQIRSHAQKFFSKLEKEALAKGVPIGQALDIEIPPPRPKRKPSNPYPRKIGAATTAQVGAKDGKSETPLSSLRCKQVLDLEKEPLPERPNGDEKPINLKDNQDDSCSEVFTLLHEANCSSVSSVNKNSIPTSAALRNSCTFREFVPSLKETIQDNGTSKASNLDNSCTSHEKAAQGQKKDDVGGGLRADETQATQNYPRHVAVHVLDGSLGTGAQNPSLDMPFQDSVFHPMGDVHGQTNLFANPAASATTEHQNNAPRSTHQNPAAHAAASFAATFWPYANVDSSADSPACSQGGFPSRQMNPAPSMAAIAAATVAAATAWWAAHGLLPLCAPLHTGFTCALASAAAVPPMDNEQAPATKMERKDNNDQDLSMQDQQLDPEYSEALQAQHSASKSPTSSSSDSEACGDAKVNTGVKAADDEKAAAVTEPQDANKTKNRKQVDRSSCGSNTPSSSEVETDALEKYEKDKEDAKGADANHPQVECCNRRGRSCSNPSDSWKEVSEGYLFGQGRLAFQALFSREVLPQSFSPPHDGKNKGQQKDNVEDDKQNSDEKDGATSALDLNSQTVRSCSYRQGVEKNGLSRGEDIVGEGLLTIGLEHAKLKARRTGFKPYKRCSVEAKENKVMNAGSQGEEKGPKRIRLEGEAST